The following nucleotide sequence is from Corylus avellana chromosome ca7, CavTom2PMs-1.0.
ACTTCATTTTACTCTAGAATGGAGATTAAGAAAAAGTGGACATTCTGACAATTTGCCAGCAGCATCCTATCCTAAATTTTGGAGGTTAGATGTATCTACCATATACCACCCACATGGCATAGGATCCAAATCTCCACTTTTTCAAGCTTCtaaacaaagaaatataataacCTACTTTAGCCACTTCTGTTTATATCATACTGCTTGCCAGGATCATTTTTCAGGCTTCAAAGGCACTGGGAGAGCTTATAGCATGGTTTCTTGCTTAAGCATTCTAATCCAATCTAGATGACATTTTGTATTACACTTTAAACACCAGCTAAGAAACTCCATGCAGCCAAATATTTTGCTTCACCATTCATTTATTAACATTAATCTCTCTCATAAACCTTTAGGAACATCAGTCTTAAACCTTTTGTAAACCTTTGAAAACTTCAGAAAACAAAGGTGAATTCTTTAGCATATGCAGAAGGATTTGTACAAGTACAATGCATACAATGGTCTATTTGACTAAGCACAAACAAAATCCAACTTTTTCTTGAAATAAACGTACGTACATAAAGTCTAGATGAAACAAGGCAAGAACACAGAATATAAAGGATAATGCTGATAAAGATAACTACGAGAGCTTAGCCCCATTATATCAAGTCAATTGCTTTTATCTTTTCCTCCTATCGTGGATGACTTGAACCAAGGTATCCACACTGAAGTTGTCTTCTGGTAAAGCCTATAAGCCTCAGCTCTGTAATCTTGTTTCAGCATTCGGTCCTCCACAAGCCTAGTCACATACGCTAAGCACATACTATTGATAAGAGCTCCGAAAAATGTCCATCCATGTCCAAGGTTCCATGCAAATATAACCAATCCCCACCACCACAACTGCTCTCCGAAGTAATTTGGATGCCGGGAGTAATTCCACAAGCCCTTGTCAAGATTGGGTACCATTGGCTTTCCAAGCTCCTTTAGTTTGCTGTTCCTAGTCACAAAGTCATGGAGTTGCTTGTCCGCATGGTACGCAACAATGATGCCACACACAGAGACAACGATTGCAATTGAATCCCAGATGTTCAATGGCTCATTGACCGAGTGTACAACATACAATGGGAGGCTTACTCCAATCAGAAATACCTGTACAAGCATTCAATTTCTGCTCAACAAATGTTTTAgataaataacattatttttttctattttaattttcaactttttcaaaGCACTTACATTCAACTCAACATTTAGCTATTTATTTCCACTATtcttttaaattgttatttCTTTACCTATTTTTACTATTCTCAAAAAGTAAGAGAATcagattatttttgttattagttttttaatgcATTGTTGAGCGCACTGTGGCTAGCCAAATGATGAagtttttttgctattttttgttACGGGACTGGCCAAAATAACCTTTTTGGCTATTTTGGGTAACCCATTCTGAATGATTAAGCTGACATAGTTTGCATTCAGGTAATACATCGAGCAGTTACCCTGCAGTCAGATAGGCACATAAACTACCTGCTGAGAGAGGTACACGGCGAGAAAGGACACCCACCACCAGTGCTTGCCGTACTGTTGGCGCATATCGGTGAACCTCCAGTCCTCCCTGGCGCCCCACCGCCAGCCTTCACGCCTGAAGTAGTTATGGGAGAGCCTTAAACTCCACACCGAGGTCATCAACATCGCGATCCTCGACCTCCACCAGTTGTAGTGAGCCAAAGGGTGAGTTGCGTAGTAATGAACAAGCATCACCGGAATCACCGTCCAATACAAATCTATCATCTGCACCCAAGTCAAACCAGACAGCAAAAGTCAACGATCAATCGGAAAGAAATGAGAATTGAAGCAGCAGAGTAGTTCTGAAGGGAAAACGACAAAAAGCAACGTACCCAGTGGTTATTCTGGATATTGCCGATGATCCAAAAGAGCACATTAACGTTGAGGAAGAAGAGAGCGTTGGCTAACAGAAGAGGGTGGTGATAGCACCATGTCCAAAGAGGATGGAGATCAGAAAGCGAATCTCCCTCACTCCCAGTAGAAGCAATACGGTTAAGGAATGAGAGGTAGAAGAGAATGGAGGGAAGGGGAGCTAGAAATGCTATAATGGCGTTTTTCAAGTTACCACGATAACCATCGCCGCCACCACCAAAACCCATGGCTGTTCGTGTCAAATTGTCAATGGTTTGGTGCTGTGAGAAACCGCCTATTTATTTTGTTCTCCGACGGCCCCACCGTGAAAAATACAAGATTATCAGCATGAATAGTCTTTCGGCACGACAGGCCCGCCCAAATGATGATTAGGTCCCTGTTACCATGCCAAACCCACGCTGCATTGAGAGAATCTTAATCATTTGACGAATCCAGCCCTTTTAGTCTTCCACCTCCGTGACACATATTTTTACcgttaattcaaatcaattgcATGAAATGTTCTATCTGTTATAATCTAATGTCCACAACCGAATTTCCCGCCTACCCACTAGGGAGACCAAGACCAACTAAGATGATAGCTTTGATGGTTTTATCGAtgggtattttgtttttttaggtattttgtcaaaatgaaaattatttaatatattattttttgatgtttcaagTTAAAGTGTCTGTAAAAAAACGTAGATTACACCACGACCTAGTTGAATTATATCTTATTAGAAATATAAATGATAATTACATGCTATAAAAACATGTCTTTATTGTATCGGTTTTGAAAGTTACATTTTAAATTTACTCGTGTTAGTAAAGTATGACCGTCAAGATTTAAAGTTAATGCATGTAACAGTGTACATGATATCAATGTATAcacgtcttttaaaaaatttaaataatagaTATACAAACTCTAGGCTCTGTTTGCCAATGGACTAAAAAAAAGTCTCATACTACTCCTGTCAAAATCAACatccaacattcttactttttacatcacatcaatcactttttatattaagaaatagtctcacattgcctgtagacaagatcttgggcatgtttataaagaattggCAACCCTTTCTTATTAATCGATTTTATGAAATGAGTTAgacccacaaatttcttcataatATCAAAGCCTACCACAGAACGAAATGAACAACCCTCCCTTATTGAACCGGcgttatgagatgagttagcccacaaatttctttattttattactatttaaataaataaaaaaatcactacaaaatattttttttttttcactttttcgtacaaaatattctattttatttttttctcgtATCAATAAGATCTACTACAATTTCACGTCACTTCCTAATAGCAAACATAGGGGTAAATCTTCTGGTCAACCTTAATTACCCAATAGAATGCGAAAAACGAGAAGGCATTGTGGAATCCAGGTTGAAAGTAATAATTAGCAATGATAAAGGGGCTTAATCCcatacataacataacataaaaaaaaccataattatGATGATGAGGTCCCTTACCATGCCTGTCCCCGTGGTGTTTGTAATGATGTTTGCAGCCTAAAGTGGCGTGCCTAATCATATATGCCACTCCAACATTACATATAAACCTTCCCCTTCGCCATTGGTCCCCCCCGCTCTCTTCTCTCTATTCCCATATAATTTCCGCAATTCCCGCAAGACACGGGGATAAAACTAGATCTCCTAAACTAGATCTCCTTTAATTGGAGAGAGATTAGAGATTCCACGTTACATTACAGTTGAGAGTACACCAGAAAAAGACTAGaagaatatttaatatttttttattttaaatttggatttggcttacatgctattattaaaataacagcatgtatgctgtagtgtAAGCAACGGTTAAGGTTGAATTTCAAAGTTGACTTACCTTGAAAAGCTTTTTTCCATGGTTTATAAAGtgttaattgtttttgtatAACCGAGGCATTAAATActggattttatttatttatttattttttaacatgtccacacaagagggaggaAGGGAATTCGAGCTAGTGACATCTACTTCGTTAAGCGtgatcccagccgattgaactatctcttgAGACCtgctgatttttgttttattgaagtttaaatgatttttagaccattaaatttaaaatgaaagatcGAGATTAATAATTAGAGAATCTATAATTTCTCCTCGACAGAAGGAAATCTAGATCCCAAAACTACTTCACTGTGCGCTGCCACGCTTTGCTTGGAGAGGCCATGATTGCCATCAATGGCAGCTCACAACACTTCATCGACTTCAAAAGCACAACAaggttaatttttcttttctttttcttttttttttaaataaaaaaaataaaaaattctcccATAGCATGCATAGGTCGGCGCATAAAATTCCTTTTTTGCGTGTTTAGCATGCATGGATTGGACTGGAGGACAAGTTTATTGTAATCATAAGAATAAGATAGATAATACATTGATACTACTATTGCTCAAAACATATTTagcaaaatttaaataataataataatataaatgttaTGTGCTTTTGAGATAGAATGGGTATAATTGGTCGATTGATTGGAAAAGCATTGGGATCATTCTTATGTTAAGAAACAGTAAGAAGAATGATATAATTATACTAAATCTTTTAAGGTAGAGAGATGAACTAGGCCTCCTAACAACACTAGGGTTGGGGATAAATTCATCAATGTTTTTATTCCCGatataaatgtttttaaataaacttataacgaaaagtgtttttaatgaGTAGTTCAATTtaatgggtagttcaatcgacCGAGGACCATGTCTTATGAAGCAAAAATTATTAGTTCGaatatctctttattttttctcttcccttGTACGaacatgttaaattttttttatttttttttttaaaaaaggtcaGTATAATGAAATAACAATGTTGTATGATAGCATTACTATAAAGATTAAGActtcataataatattaaaacctatatttttatctcacaactaaTTTATCCGTACTTCGACAATTTATCCACAGCGatacaatattattttatttttcctttgaagTTGACAATCTATGAATGAAGTGTACTGATGTGTCTTTGGCATGGTTGGCATTCTTGCATAAAATTTCAAACATGTTTTCTCATCCCCTTTCAAACATGCATAAAATTATggataatttttcttaaaggaAAATAATCCCCCTTCGGGCCTCCCCCTCTCTCTTAAGAAAAGTGTTAGAGAGCCAAAGaaaattgtccaaaattttttccaaactgacgtggtaaaattttaaaatgaaaattcaagagGTGGTTGAAATTTTGCCAcgttattttgaaaaaaaatttggacaattttctTTGGCTCTCCAGCACTTCTCTTCTCTTAAATTCTCGTGGCCCAGCGGATTAGGATCCCCTCCCATTACTGGGAgaattggagattctccaattttcaaTCCTGACCATCCATTTTTATGCAACAGCCCATAcgatgccacgtgtcccacctaaattaaataataaaatattaattcattttttaaaaagaaaataaaaagaaaaataataagaaagaaaaatcaaataaaaaaaataaaaaaatcaaataaaaaaaaactaggttggccaaaaccacccttggccctagggggtggtcCGTTCATCCCCaatagccaaaaaaatttcaaatttttttttttatttggcccttgggggtggctgaaccaacCCTAAgggccataggggtggccgaagcctcCCCTAAACTCAACTGGGGTGGCTGGTCACCTCAATTTTtttgatgtgatttttattttttattattattttttttaaaaaaaaataattaatattatattatttaatattaagtGGGACACATGGCATTGTATGGGTTGttggataaaaataaattgctaGGGttgaaaattggagaatctccaattcTCCCAATAATAGGAGGAGATCCTGATCCCGGCCCCTTCTCTTGTTCAATCCTTTTTACAAGGGCTTGTAAATCTGGATTCTGCTAGACCTCCTCTTCAATGGGCTCAACCCAATAAGGAATGAGCCTGCAATTTCCCTCCTCCAAATTCTGAACAAGCTGAATTTTCTCCGCCCCTTTTGTACTCATCTCCAACTCCTAGCCTAGCAGCTTTACCAGAGCCATCTTTGCTGGGTTGCGGCGGTAATGTGCAATTTACACgttagaatttttgttttttttttttgttaataaaaaaaattattttatttttataattaaaatatttatgtttctcccgaaatttttggtatttttataaATGAATTAGAGAAAAGTTCTTCCAACATAAATTTCTTTGTCTAGATGACGTGATCAtctcacttaaaaaaataatttttacgcaccaaatattataagaaaataCGTCACACAAACTTTTGGCATGTAAAACAAGAGATGATGTATAGTAGGGGTGTATAAGTGGTTGCAGTTAGCAGTCCACAATTGATCTGAGTAGGCATTAGCagttattcaaaccaataaccatcagttttataatttttttttttttatacatttatatatatatatatggactttTGGAGTTTTTGCGATGTTTTATACCTTTATTGTGTCttttttaggcttattttaaatagatttGGGTTAAagtgttataaaaaaataatgaatatgttGAAACCCTATTCCTAACTCGTATTTAAAATGACaccgttttggtgtttaagACAAAAACAtcgttttaatgttatattttaatataaaatatatatttatattattataggTTGGtcccaaaaatataatttttttaaaaaaagaaatagacctttaaaaattaacttttgccccccaatatttatttatttattttcttaattttatccTTAAAACTAAAAGTTCTAATATCGCCCTAGTCCCTTATGGTATTTCTTCtaattatattgaaataataataataataataaaataaaaataaaaatgccgTGCTACAAGTCGTAGAGCTGTAACCATAGTATTAAGAATGTGAGTGTAGCATTTTTCTCCCAAGCACGAAACCCTTGTGCTGTATCCAGTATCCTTGTATCGTTGTCCCTTGGCCTTGGGTGAGTACGTAGCTTTTGCGGAGCCTGAGAGAGGAGTCTCGTCTGCACCGCCTTTCCTTTGCCGCTTTCCTAGGATTGTGTATACGACGCCGGGACCGGTCAACGAATCGATGTCGGGTCGATTGCTGAAAAAGGTTTTGAAAGAACAAGAACAACAACTGCAGCGGCCGCCCCTCGAAacagaagaggaggaggaggaggagctgAATGGGATTCGATCTGGGCCCTCCGATTCCTCAGTCAATCCCTTTTACCTTCTCAACGACGAAGATGACGCTGACCAGGTTTCTGCCTCTTCTCCATCCTCATCTGATTTGttctaatatttgttttttttttttttttggttaaattattgGGAGTAGATCAAAATTTAGGTTTAGAGATCGAATTGAAAACCTTTCTTTCACGCAATTTGTCGAAACCCTCTTCACCCCCAAATCCCCGTACCATACGGCGCCGTTTTTGAACTCAGTCGCCATTTTGGCTGCAGGAGGACGATGCGGAAGTCGCAGACACCTTGGACGTAAATGTTTCTGAAGAGAAACCGTCCGGGTTGGAGAGTAAGGTTGACGTGGTTTCGAAATCCAGTAACAagtcaaagaaaaagaaaaagaagaaagggcaGGATGGTTCTTCGACGGGTGCAGATAAAGCGGAAAAACCCTGGGATGCGATTCTGGAAACTTTGTCTCCTGTCAAAGCCGAAGCAGCGAATGCAAAAGCCCAATGCGTGCCTTCGGTTTTACGAGTTGATTCCAAATATTTGAATGCAGAAAATGAGCTACGAAGAATATTTGGTTCGAAGGTGGTAAAGTCGTTTGAGAAAAGTAATCAAGCCGGCAGTTCTAGACAAATACGAGGTGGACGACACGGAAGCGGAAGTCATGTTCGTAGAAAGACTCTTCTTGTCACTCCTTCTGACTATTGGGATCGCTGGGATGGTTCTTTGTCCATGGAATTTCTGGAAACAAGGGATGGATACCACTACTTTAGGTAAACATCATTCTCAGTT
It contains:
- the LOC132187187 gene encoding uncharacterized protein C594.04c, giving the protein MGFGGGGDGYRGNLKNAIIAFLAPLPSILFYLSFLNRIASTGSEGDSLSDLHPLWTWCYHHPLLLANALFFLNVNVLFWIIGNIQNNHWMIDLYWTVIPVMLVHYYATHPLAHYNWWRSRIAMLMTSVWSLRLSHNYFRREGWRWGAREDWRFTDMRQQYGKHWWWVSFLAVYLSQQVFLIGVSLPLYVVHSVNEPLNIWDSIAIVVSVCGIIVAYHADKQLHDFVTRNSKLKELGKPMVPNLDKGLWNYSRHPNYFGEQLWWWGLVIFAWNLGHGWTFFGALINSMCLAYVTRLVEDRMLKQDYRAEAYRLYQKTTSVWIPWFKSSTIGGKDKSN